From the Malus domestica chromosome 17, GDT2T_hap1 genome, one window contains:
- the LOC103405988 gene encoding valine--tRNA ligase, chloroplastic/mitochondrial 2-like translates to MPFVTEELWQALPYRKEALIVSPWPLTSLPRKSNSIKNFENLQALTRAIRNARAEYSVEPVKRISASIVATEEVTEYIWKEKEVLALLSRLDLQNINFTDSPPGNADQSVHLVAGEGLEAYLPLADMIDITAEIQRLSKRLSKMQTEYDGLKARLSSPKFVEKAPEDIVRGVQEKAAETEEKITLTKNRLALLESSVLVT, encoded by the exons ATGCCATTTGTGACCGAGGAACTCTGGCAG GCGCTCCCCTACCGAAAAGAAGCTCTTATTGTATCTCCGTGGCCACTGACTTCACTTCCAAGGAAGAGCAATTcgattaaaaattttgaaaatttacaGGCTTTG ACTAGAGCTATCAGAAATGCTCGAGCAGAATATTCTGTTGAGCCTGTAAAGCGTATATCAGCATCTATAGTTGCAACTGAAGAAGTCACTGAATACATATGG aaagaaaaagaagttttAGCTCTTCTCTCCAGGCTAGATTTACAAAACATCAATTTCACCGATTCTCCCCCAG GGAATGCGGATCAATCTGTCCATCTTGTAGCTGGTGAAGGGCTAGAGGCATATCTCCCTCTTGCTGACATGATTGATATTACTGCCGAAATCCAACGCCTATCTAAGAGACTTTCCAAGATGCAGACAGAATATGATGGACTTAAAGCTCGGCTCAGCTCTCCTAAA TTTGTGGAGAAAGCTCCTGAAGATATTGTCCGTGGAGTTCAAGAAAAGGCGGCAGAAACAGAAGAGAAGATTACTCTCACCAAAAACCGATTAGCATTGCTCGAATCAAGTGTTCTGGTCACATAA
- the LOC139193681 gene encoding uncharacterized protein has translation MSSSRMVYKQLQEQQQRLLAQQAELANLEEGGSGGGDEAFFMEEDEDDHHRRQKASHSRLVMEVVGQIAKPRRVANLDRKREKRGLIPEQKITASLRMLAYGASADQVDEIARMGKTTVLESLMRFCSAIEALYTKEYLRTPTPRDMRRLLRKGEMRGFPGMIGSMDCMHWTWKNCPSAWQGAYGNRKGAKSIILEAVASFDTWIWHAFFGVPGAQNDLNVLAQSPLFDELLQGNSPRCTYTINGTQYEGSYYLADGIYPRWSTFVKTVPHPQTEKEKHFAKCQEGCRKDVERCFGILQARWAIIRAAARMFDVEALRSIMMTCIILHNMIVEDEYDYDGVDEYEPDPMNNSRTRIYCAHDGTEDPVQHEPLERDGRYNELIVQRYTNVQEPYWHVTRQNDLIEHQWGLHEGEDN, from the exons atgtcttcttcaagaatggtgtataaacagttgcaggagcaacaacaaaggttgttggcacaacaggcagaattggccaatctcgaggaaggtggaagtggaggtggagatgaggctttcttcatggaggaggatgaggatgatcaccatagaaggcagaaggcctcacattcccgccTTGTCATGGAAGTCGTGGGTCAGATAGCCAAACCAAGACGTGTTGCAAACCtcgatagaaaaagggaaaaacgag gtcttattcccgagcaaaaaattacggcatccttgcgaatgcttgcatatggagcatctgcagatcaagtggatgagatcgcgaggatgggaaaaacaactgttttggagtccctgatgcgtttttgctctgcaattgaagccctctacaccaaagagtacctccggacacccacgccaagggacatgcgaaggcttctgaggaagggtgagatgcgaggcttccctggcatgattggaagcatggactgcatgcattggacttggaaaaactgtccaagtgcgtggCAAGGAGCATATGGCAACAGAAAAGGAGCCAAAAGcatcattttggaagcggtggcttcatttgatacatggatttggcatgctttttttggtgttccaggagctcagaatgacttaaatgtccttgcccaatccccattGTTCGACGAACTGCTGCAAGGAAACTCGCCGAGATGCACATATACCATTAATGGTACCCAATACGAGGGATCATACTACCTTGCagatggcatttacccaaggtggtcaacatttgtcaaaacagtgccacatccacagactgaaaaggaaaaacactttgcaaaatgtcaagaagggtgtaggaaggatgtcgagcgttgttttggtatcctacaagctcgttgggcgattaTCAGGGCTGCagctagaatgtttgatgtcgaggctcttcgatccatcatgatgacgtgtattattctccacaacatgattgttgaagatgagtatgattatgatggcgtcgatgaatatgagccggatccgatgaacaactcaagaacacgtatttattgtgctcatgatgGGACCGAAGATCCAGTGCAACACGAGCCGTTGGAAcgcgatggacgttacaatgaattgatcgttCAACGTTACACTAATGTGCAAGAGCCATACTGGCACGTAACCCGCcagaatgacttgattgagcaccagtgGGGATTGCATGAAGGCGAAGATAATTAG
- the LOC103432296 gene encoding uncharacterized protein, whose product MSKTDLVSEGSGLGATGTMEELKKNFDKFDKNGFATVSLEEVQRIMAEIAKHGDGHIDVGQLAGIINGGSTKKLPNAFDLYNLAKNGLISTSELLEVLKRLEKKYSLMEEVQRIMAEIAKHGDGHIDVGQFAGIINGGSTKKLREAFDLYNLAKNGLISTSELLEVLKRLEKKYSLMEEVQRIMAEIAKHGDGHIDVGQLAGIINGGSTKKLPNAFDLYNLAKNGLISTSELLEVLKRLEKQYSLKDCAKMISSVDTDGDDHVNFADPGAAGTMEELKKNFDKFDKNGSETVSMEEVQRTEFKKMMTRESPRKEVMSEKVGAKESGRFCVLNQGFGMTGDRDRGASFACEQKGSEVKGLCSGLGLMEDSDTKGNMEELGQTLGSKLLLTDKEKEGVVIEKKDVEEALIGFPFTLLADVLTERTVNVEAFINRFTSLWWGTEGVSIQDLGDRRFLIGFVAKRDMQRVIESDFPWTFRNDFVLVADRTNRRDARWEEMSMGEMWVQIHKVPPLSMTAAVAKVIGGGIGMVISVDRSASRECIGRFLRVRIQLNLREPLMRGMVVTFPDEGRVWVQFKYEGLPNYCFYCGKLGHVSGVCKAQVKRGVQGMEEGEELLRQGRSLPYEGLKACMDLRGTVLRSPSWKSKSPSMGEGSGRTVESRRDGDMHHEGMQGVWRTGARGGRVEQASRRVGNNRDGDVEDTDSSPGEKDKYDCPVKEGSGNRGDLRNQRRVVEEEARKDAGLIGRGGIVAPGIENVVLVESVEPVRTMEGGADGNQRGLQVDLNVPVENQRGLQVDLNVPVGMEEGLDGNQRGLQVDLNVPVGMEDEDHSVTMQQLSGMDGVTQVNVVVHEEAEGKVYNGTQDSDPLELGPIIDVRSRESRKRKRRIEEVEGTGGDVTSTGNKRALIFTVAEKTSREGSSRPP is encoded by the coding sequence ATGTCAAAGACCGATTTGGTTTCGGAAGGCTCGGGACTCGGCGCTACCGGCACCATGGAGGAGCTGAAGAAGAACTTCGACAAGTTCGACAAGAACGGTTTCGCGACGGTCTCACTGGAGGAGGTCCAGCGCATTATGGCTGAGATCGCCAAGCACGGCGACGGTCACATTGACGTCGGGCAGCTCGCCGGGATCATCAATGGCGGATCCACCAAGAAGCTTCCCAACGCGTTCGACCTTTACAATCTCGCCAAGAATGGGCTAATCTCCACGAGTGAGCTGCTTGAGGTGCTGAAGCGGTTGGAGAAGAAGTACTCGCTCATGGAGGAGGTCCAGCGCATTATGGCTGAGATCGCCAAGCACGGCGACGGTCACATTGACGTCGGGCAGTTCGCCGGGATCATCAATGGCGGATCCACCAAGAAGCTTCGCGAGGCGTTCGACCTTTACAATCTTGCCAAGAACGGGCTAATCTCCACGAGTGAGCTGCTTGAGGTGCTGAAGCGGTTGGAGAAGAAGTACTCGCTCATGGAGGAGGTCCAGCGCATTATGGCTGAGATCGCCAAGCACGGCGACGGTCACATTGACGTCGGGCAGCTCGCCGGGATCATCAATGGCGGATCCACCAAGAAGCTTCCCAACGCGTTCGACCTTTACAATCTCGCCAAGAACGGGCTGATCTCCACGAGTGAGCTGCTTGAGGTGCTGAAGCGGTTGGAGAAGCAGTACTCGCTCAAGGACTGCGCGAAGATGATCAGCTCCGTCGACACCGACGGCGATGACCACGTCAACTTCGCTGATCCCGGCGCTGCCGGCACCATGGAGGAGCTGAAGAAGAACTTCGACAAGTTCGACAAGAACGGTTCCGAGACGGTCTCAATGGAGGAGGTCCAGCGCACCGAGTTCAAGAAGATGATGACTCGAGAAAGTCCTCGCAAGGAGGTTATGTCCGAGAAAGTCGGAGCTAAGGAGTCTGGGAGATTTTGCGTTCTAAACCAAGGGTTTGGAATGACAGGAGATCGTGACAGAGGAGCCAGCTTTGCGTGCGAACAGAAAGGTAGTGAAGTGAAGGGATTGTGTAGTGGGCTGGGTTTAATGGAGGACTCGGATACGAAAGGGAATATGGAGGAACTAGGGCAGACTTTGGGAAGCAAACTTCTCCTTACTGATAAGGAGAAGGAGGGAGTGGTGATTGAGAAGAAGGATGTGGAAGAGGCGCTGATAGGGTTTCCTTTTACCCTACTGGCAGATGTATTAACTGAGAGGACTGTGAATGTGGAGGCTTTCATCAACCGGTTCACATCACTGTGGTGGGGGACGGAAGGGGTCTCTATTCAGGATTTAGGTGACCGGCGGTTTCTGATCGGATTTGTGGCTAAACGTGACATGCAGCGAGTGATAGAATCCGATTTCCCTTGGACATTCCGGAATGATTTTGTACTGGTGGCTGACCGTACAAACAGGCGCGATGCACGGTGGGAAGAGATGTCAATGGGTGAGATGTGGGTGCAGATTCATAAGGTGCCACCATTGAGCATGACGGCTGCGGTTGCTAAGGTAATAGGGGGAGGGATTGGTATGGTGATCTCTGTGGACAGATCAGCTAGTCGAGAATGTATTGGTAGGTTCTTAAGGGTTCGTATTCAGCTTAATCTGCGAGAACCCTTGATGCGGGGAATGGTGGTCACGTTTCCGGATGAAGGTCGAGTTTGGGTTCAATTTAAATACGAAGGATTGCCTAACTATTGTTTCTATTGTGGGAAATTAGGCCATGTGAGTGGGGTGTGTAAGGCACAGGTAAAGCGCGGAGTGCAAGGAATGGAGGAGGGTGAGGAACTATTGCGACAAGGGAGGTCACTGCCATATGAGGGTTTGAAGGCTTGTATGGATTTACGGGGGACTGTTCTGCGATCACCGTCGTGGAAATCTAAGAGTCCGAGTATGGGGGAAGGGAGTGGGAGAACAGTGGAATCACGAAGGGATGGGGACATGCATCACGAGGGGATGCAGGGGGTTTGGCGTACGGGGGCTAGGGGAGGGAGAGTGGAACAGGCGAGCAGACGGGTGGGGAATAACCGTGACGGTGATGTGGAGGACACAGACTCTTCACCTGGGGAAAAAGATAAGTATGATTGCCCGGTTAAGGAGGGGAGTGGGAATCGGGGAGATCTACGGAACCAGCGCCGGGTAGTAGAAGAAGAGGCACGAAAGGATGCGGGACTAATTGGACGGGGAGGGATAGTGGCGCCAGGTATTGAGAATGTGGTCTTGGTTGAGTCTGTTGAACCTGTGAGGACAATGGAGGGGGGTGCGGACGGGAACCAGAGAGGCTTACAGGTTGATTTGAACGTCCCGGTCGAGAACCAGAGAGGCTTACAGGTTGATTTGAACGTCCCGGTGGGCATGGAGGAGGGTTTGGACGGGAACCAGAGAGGCTTACAGGTTGACTTGAACGTCCCGGTGGGCATGGAGGATGAAGACCACTCCGTTACGATGCAGCAGCTGAGTGGCATGGATGGGGTGACACAGGTGAATGTTGTGGTGCATGAGGAGGCGGAAGGAAAGGTTTACAATGGGACTCAAGATTCGGATCCTTTGGAGCTGGGTCCTATTATTGATGTCAGAAGCCGAGAGAGTAGGAAACGAAAGCGCAGAATTGAAGAAGTGGAGGGGACGGGTGGGGATGTTACTAGTACCGGTAATAAGCGAGCTCTTATTTTTACTGTGGCGGAGAAGACCAGCCGTGAAGGGTCTTCACGGCCGCCATGA